A section of the Amblyomma americanum isolate KBUSLIRL-KWMA chromosome 2, ASM5285725v1, whole genome shotgun sequence genome encodes:
- the LOC144119967 gene encoding organic cation transporter protein-like, whose protein sequence is MAPDKRVEKEPSKSKGADSTWRSLGSGSFYQVSDLDREEAQQGTNVIGHGDFQRLIFGFTIVAQMVLLCHTNVLSLITTPVDHLCKPSPQFANMPTAVWKNVGIPADEVGRYSQCRVYVRPGGGPNDTETIACNTWDYDPDQALKSARSFWNLVCHRTWLLYLGKGVFMSGALFVVPFMGYLADTEGRKPVIVGASFILLLTAVASCFTETFLVYLALIFVNSACASTVHIVTVILLFEVAPQEYRTFYMGFGSSVGAFFGELLFAVVTAIRLDWFLLQILVMAPTLLLLSATFAVHESPLWLLTMSKVKEAEEVIYAAARMNGVPRIQAKQAVDRIKFEMNKANVPFAPAGPSSLLGPGSLRGRAAAVFANTFTVMLAYYSVTWNPKLGGSLLVRIISTILLPPTYLVMYLALNTLGRLQLMLILFAMLGGASAMFGVVTYAKPSELSYALGIAAKCVASALVPTNYLFMAEMFSTSVRSAVICGAYTCGRIGAVFASVLSLLQQAGREDVAFAVVAVIVFAGLPVLMSLPETSVGRSTTFSASSDKEAKDLLDMMQNTLQPRRTKAKRRQKPTNAPQEKRRQKSTNAPQEKRKVKKQNSRRRSSQM, encoded by the coding sequence ATGGCGCCGGACAAGCGCGTGGAGAAAGAGCCCAGCAAAAGCAAGGGCGCCGATTCAACATGGCGATCACTGGGCAGCGGCTCCTTTTACCAGGTCAGCGATTTGGACCGGGAAGAGGCTCAGCAGGGCACCAACGTCATCGGACATGGCGACTTCCAGCGGCTCATATTCGGCTTCACCATCGTGGCCCAGATGGTCCTGCTCTGCCACACCAACGTACTGTCGCTCATCACCACCCCAGTGGACCACTTGTGCAAGCCGTCACCACAGTTCGCCAACATGCCAACTGCGGTCTGGAAGAACGTCGGTATACCCGCCGACGAAGTGGGCCGCTACAGCCAGTGCCGAGTGTACGTCCGGCCCGGAGGCGGCCCCAACGACACGGAGACCATCGCGTGCAATACGTGGGACTACGATCCCGATCAAGCACTGAAAAGTGCCCGCAGCTTCTGGAACCTCGTGTGCCATCGTACCTGGCTTCTGTATCTCGGCAAAGGCGTCTTCATGAGTGGTGCGCTATTCGTGGTCCCGTTCATGGGTTATCTCGCCGACACCGAGGGTCGCAAACCAGTTATCGTGGGCGCATCTTTCATTCTCCTGCTGACCGCTGTCGCCAGCTGCTTCACCGAGACGTTCCTGGTCTACCTGGCGCTGATATTCGTCAACTCCGCCTGTGCCAGCACCGTACACATTGTCACCGTGATCCTTCTCTTTGAAGTGGCCCCGCAGGAGTACCGCACGTTCTACATGGGCTTCGGTAGCTCCGTGGGCGCGTTCTTCGGCGAGCTGCTGTTTGCCGTCGTTACCGCCATACGGCTTGACTGGTTCCTGCTCCAGATCCTCGTCATGGCGCCCACGCTCCTGCTCCTCTCGGCCACATTCGCTGTGCACGAGTCGCCGCTATGGCTGCTCACAATGTCCAAAGTGAAGGAGGCGGAGGAAGTCATCTACGCGGCGGCCAGGATGAACGGCGTGCCGCGTATCCAGGCCAAACAGGCTGTCGACCGAATCAAGTTCGAGATGAACAAGGCGAACGTGCCCTTCGCACCAGCGGGGCCTTCTTCTCTGCTGGGCCCCGGGTCGCTGCGCGGCAGGGCTGCAGCCGTATTCGCCAATACGTTTACCGTCATGCTTGCGTACTACTCTGTGACATGGAACCCTAAGCTAGGCGGCAGCCTCCTGGTGAGGATTATCTCGACGATCCTCCTGCCGCCCACCTATCTGGTGATGTACCTCGCTCTCAACACTCTGGGTCGCCTGCAGCTCATGCTCATTCTCTTTGCGATGCTCGGCGGGGCCTCGGCAATGTTCGGCGTAGTCACCTATGCCAAGCCTTCCGAGTTGTCCTACGCTCTGGGGATCGCGGCCAAGTGCGTGGCGAGCGCTCTGGTTCCGACGAACTACCTTTTTATGGCCGAGATGTTCTCAACCTCTGTGCGCAGCGCCGTCATATGCGGCGCCTACACGTGCGGCCGTATTGGGGCCGTGTTTGCTTCGGTGCTGTCCCTGTTGCAGCAAGCTGGGCGAGAGGACGTCGCGTTCGCGGTCGTGGCCGTGATCGTCTTCGCCGGTCTGCCTGTCTTGATGAGCCTGCCCGAGACGAGCGTCGGACGTTCTACCACGTTTTCGGCGTCGTCCGATAAGGAAGCCAAGGACCTCCTGGACATGATGCAGAACACGCTACAGCCGCGAAGGACAAAAGCGAAGCGCCGCCAGAAGCCCACCAACGCCCCGCAAGAGAAGCGCCGCCAGAAGTCCACCAACGCCCCGCAAGAGAAGCGCAAGGTGAAAAAGCAGAACAGTCGTAGGCGCTCGTCCCAGATGTGA